Proteins encoded together in one Micromonospora auratinigra window:
- a CDS encoding RNA polymerase sigma factor, translating to MGAADVEAVWRIESARIVAALTRFTGDVGLAEDATQEAVAEALVTWPRASPANPAGWLMATARRRAIDAIRRRAALRDRYALLAVDPPVTEDVDPDPIGDDVLALMFVSCHPVLSPPARVALTLRVVGGLTSEEIARAFLVSVPTVQARITRAKKAIAAAGVPFELPAADERRERLAGVLGVVHAIFTEGSTATSGDRLLRPDLAAEAIRLARLLATVQPDEPEVHGLLALCELTAARFPARTAPDGAPVLLDEQDRRRWDGAAIRRGLAALTRAAAGGLGPYGIQAAIAATHAAAPSVESTDWPRIVLLYEALGRVAPSPVVTLNRAVAVAMATGPAPALAIVDELIAADRLPGSHLVPTVRGELLARLGRRPEARAELARAARLCANERERSVLLRKAAALS from the coding sequence ATGGGCGCCGCCGACGTCGAGGCCGTCTGGCGGATCGAGTCGGCCCGGATCGTCGCGGCGCTGACCCGGTTCACCGGCGACGTCGGGCTGGCCGAGGACGCCACCCAGGAGGCGGTGGCCGAGGCGTTGGTGACCTGGCCGCGCGCCTCCCCGGCCAATCCGGCCGGCTGGCTGATGGCCACCGCCCGGCGGCGGGCGATCGACGCGATCCGCCGCCGGGCCGCCCTGCGCGACCGGTACGCCCTGCTGGCGGTCGACCCGCCGGTCACCGAGGACGTCGACCCCGACCCGATCGGCGACGACGTGCTGGCGTTGATGTTCGTCAGCTGCCACCCGGTGCTCTCCCCGCCGGCCCGGGTGGCGCTGACCCTGCGGGTGGTCGGTGGCCTGACCAGCGAGGAGATCGCCCGCGCGTTCCTGGTGTCCGTGCCGACCGTGCAGGCCCGCATCACCCGGGCCAAGAAGGCGATCGCCGCCGCCGGGGTGCCGTTCGAGCTGCCGGCGGCCGACGAGCGCCGGGAACGGCTGGCCGGCGTCCTCGGCGTCGTCCACGCGATCTTCACCGAGGGCTCGACGGCCACCTCCGGCGACCGGCTGCTGCGCCCCGACCTCGCGGCCGAGGCGATCCGGCTGGCCCGCCTCCTGGCCACGGTGCAGCCGGACGAGCCGGAGGTGCACGGCCTGCTCGCGCTCTGCGAGCTGACCGCGGCGCGCTTCCCGGCCCGGACCGCCCCGGACGGCGCGCCGGTCCTCCTCGACGAGCAGGACCGACGGCGGTGGGACGGCGCGGCGATCCGTCGCGGGCTGGCCGCCCTGACCCGGGCCGCGGCGGGCGGCCTCGGCCCGTACGGGATCCAGGCCGCGATCGCCGCCACCCACGCCGCGGCGCCCTCGGTCGAGTCGACCGACTGGCCCCGGATCGTGCTGCTCTACGAGGCGCTCGGCCGGGTCGCGCCCTCGCCGGTGGTCACCCTCAACCGGGCCGTCGCGGTGGCCATGGCCACCGGCCCGGCACCGGCCCTGGCCATCGTGGACGAGCTGATCGCCGCGGACCGGCTGCCCGGCTCGCACCTGGTCCCGACCGTACGCGGGGAACTGCTGGCCCGGCTCGGCCGGCGACCCGAGGCGCGCGCCGAGCTGGCGCGGGCGGCCCGGCTCTGCGCCAACGAGCGGGAGCGGTCGGTGCTGCTGCGCAAGGCGGCCGCGCTGAGCTGA
- a CDS encoding MBL fold metallo-hydrolase, whose translation MRITVLGGLGAWPTAEQACSGFLVEHDGFRMLIDPGYATLQPLLARIPAARVDAVYVSHGHPDHCADLQPLLRARVLADRSGPPLPVHAPAGSLDRLLAVDEPGLVEPAYAARPFAPGDSFPIGPFAVTTWSLPHWVPNAGARFTGPGGVLAHTGDTGPSPDLVDLARDADLLIAEATYPVAVPDRHAGNLSSAAEVGRYASAAGARRVLLTHLWPGTDPALALAATRQAYAGPVEVARPGLVCGIGV comes from the coding sequence GTGCGGATCACAGTCCTGGGCGGCCTCGGCGCCTGGCCCACCGCCGAGCAGGCGTGCTCCGGGTTCCTCGTCGAGCACGACGGCTTCCGGATGCTGATCGACCCCGGCTACGCCACCCTGCAACCGCTGCTGGCCCGGATACCGGCGGCGCGGGTGGACGCCGTCTACGTCAGCCACGGCCACCCGGACCACTGCGCCGACCTGCAACCATTGCTGCGCGCCCGGGTGCTCGCCGACCGGTCCGGACCGCCGCTGCCCGTGCACGCGCCGGCCGGCAGCCTGGACCGCCTGCTCGCCGTCGACGAGCCGGGCCTGGTGGAGCCGGCGTACGCGGCGCGGCCCTTCGCGCCGGGCGACTCCTTCCCGATCGGGCCGTTCGCCGTGACGACCTGGTCGTTGCCGCACTGGGTGCCGAACGCCGGGGCCCGGTTCACCGGGCCGGGCGGCGTGCTGGCGCACACCGGGGACACCGGGCCCAGCCCGGACCTGGTCGACCTGGCCCGCGACGCGGACCTGCTGATCGCCGAGGCGACCTACCCGGTGGCGGTGCCGGACCGGCACGCGGGCAACCTGTCCAGCGCCGCCGAGGTGGGCCGGTACGCGAGCGCGGCCGGGGCACGGCGAGTGCTGCTCACCCACCTGTGGCCGGGCACCGATCCCGCCCTGGCGCTGGCCGCCACGCGGCAGGCGTACGCCGGCCCGGTCGAGGTCGCGCGGCCGGGCCTGGTGTGTGGGATCGGCGTCTGA
- a CDS encoding SAM-dependent methyltransferase, which produces MPTPEGIPAEIDLSRPSAARVYDYFLGGAHNFEIDRQLAEQIASMTPNLAATMRSGREFLRRAVRVLLDAGIDQFLDIGSGIPTVGNVHEVAQAANPAARIVYVDIDPVAVAHSREILADNDRAVAVHGDLREPKLILDQAKASGLIDFDRPVGILLAGVVHFIPDVDRPADILATLRAAAAPGSFLVISHSTFEDQPQEMLDAQRLSARTATEITLRSRAEITGYFGDWTVLEPGVVHMPLWRPDSPSDVDEHPERFGAFGGVARYDRAAG; this is translated from the coding sequence ATGCCGACGCCGGAAGGAATTCCCGCCGAGATCGACCTGAGCCGGCCCAGCGCGGCCCGGGTCTACGACTACTTCCTCGGGGGCGCGCACAACTTCGAGATCGACCGGCAGCTCGCCGAGCAGATCGCGTCGATGACCCCGAACCTGGCCGCCACCATGCGCTCCGGCCGGGAGTTCCTGCGCCGGGCCGTACGGGTGCTGCTCGACGCCGGCATCGACCAGTTCCTGGACATCGGCTCCGGCATCCCCACCGTCGGCAACGTGCACGAGGTGGCCCAGGCGGCGAACCCGGCCGCCCGGATCGTCTACGTCGACATCGACCCGGTGGCGGTGGCGCACAGCCGCGAGATCCTCGCCGACAACGACCGGGCCGTCGCCGTGCACGGCGACCTGCGCGAGCCCAAGCTGATCCTGGACCAGGCGAAGGCCAGCGGCCTGATCGACTTCGACCGGCCGGTGGGCATCCTGCTCGCCGGGGTGGTGCACTTCATCCCCGACGTCGACCGGCCGGCCGACATCCTGGCCACCCTGCGCGCCGCCGCCGCGCCGGGCAGCTTCCTGGTCATCTCGCACTCGACCTTCGAGGACCAGCCGCAGGAGATGCTGGACGCGCAGCGGCTGTCGGCGCGTACCGCCACCGAGATCACGCTGCGCTCCCGCGCCGAGATCACCGGCTACTTCGGCGACTGGACCGTCCTCGAACCGGGCGTGGTGCACATGCCGTTGTGGCGACCCGACTCCCCGTCGGACGTCGACGAGCACCCCGAGCGGTTCGGGGCGTTCGGCGGCGTCGCCCGGTACGACCGAGCCGCCGGCTGA
- the pcaF gene encoding 3-oxoadipyl-CoA thiolase produces the protein MSVAYLVSGVRTPIGRYAGALAGVRPDDLAAHVLRELVARHPAVDWARTDDVLLGCANQAGEDNRNVARMAALLAGLPEEVPGSTVNRLCGSGLDALATAARSIVAGEADLVVAGGVESMSRAPFVMPKATTPFSRTAEVYDTTIGWRLVNPLMQKAWGIDSMPETAENVAAQYGIDRVAQDEFALRSQQRTAKAQADGRFAEEIVPVTVPAGRRETKLVETDEHPRETSLEKLAALPTPFRDGGTVTAGNSSGVNDGAVALLVASAAAVERYGLTPLARVTGAAAAGVPPRIMGIGPVPATRKLLDRHGLGLADLDVIELNEAFAAQSVAVLRELGLPEDAEHVNPNGGAIALGHPLGASGARLALTAALELRRRGGRRALATMCVGVGQGISLLLESAA, from the coding sequence ATGAGCGTGGCCTACCTCGTTTCCGGAGTCCGTACCCCGATCGGCCGGTACGCCGGCGCCCTCGCCGGGGTACGCCCCGACGACCTGGCCGCGCACGTGCTGCGCGAGCTGGTCGCCCGCCACCCGGCGGTGGACTGGGCCCGCACCGACGACGTGCTGCTGGGCTGCGCCAACCAGGCCGGTGAGGACAACCGCAACGTGGCCCGGATGGCGGCCCTGCTCGCCGGCCTGCCCGAGGAGGTCCCCGGCAGCACGGTCAACCGGCTCTGCGGCTCGGGCCTGGACGCCCTGGCCACCGCCGCCCGGTCCATCGTGGCCGGCGAGGCCGACCTGGTGGTGGCCGGCGGGGTGGAGAGCATGAGCCGGGCGCCCTTCGTCATGCCGAAGGCGACCACCCCGTTCTCCCGCACCGCCGAGGTGTACGACACCACCATCGGCTGGCGGCTGGTCAACCCGCTGATGCAGAAGGCGTGGGGCATCGACTCGATGCCGGAGACGGCCGAGAACGTGGCCGCTCAGTACGGCATCGACCGGGTCGCGCAGGACGAGTTCGCGCTCCGCTCCCAGCAGCGCACCGCCAAGGCGCAGGCGGACGGCCGGTTCGCCGAGGAGATCGTGCCGGTGACCGTGCCCGCCGGCCGGCGCGAGACGAAGCTGGTGGAGACCGACGAGCACCCCCGGGAGACCTCCCTGGAGAAGCTCGCCGCGCTGCCCACCCCGTTCCGCGACGGTGGCACGGTGACCGCCGGCAACTCCTCCGGCGTCAACGACGGCGCGGTGGCCCTGCTGGTCGCCTCCGCGGCGGCCGTCGAGCGGTACGGCCTGACCCCGCTCGCCCGGGTGACCGGCGCGGCGGCGGCCGGCGTACCGCCCCGGATCATGGGGATCGGGCCGGTGCCGGCCACCCGCAAGCTGCTCGACCGGCACGGCCTGGGCCTGGCCGACCTCGACGTGATCGAGCTGAACGAGGCGTTCGCCGCGCAGTCCGTGGCGGTGCTGCGCGAGCTGGGCCTGCCCGAGGACGCCGAGCACGTCAACCCGAACGGCGGGGCGATCGCGCTGGGTCACCCGCTCGGCGCCAGCGGTGCCCGGCTGGCGCTGACCGCCGCGCTGGAGCTGCGCCGCCGGGGTGGCCGGCGTGCGCTGGCCACCATGTGCGTCGGCGTCGGGCAGGGCATCTCGCTGCTGCTGGAGTCGGCCGCCTGA
- a CDS encoding putative bifunctional diguanylate cyclase/phosphodiesterase → MRAPDPDGGGFSRPGAQAYAAEWARAVRRIGFVPLSAAETERLLLVHTVRLGQVLLAPAFSARAAEDVGRALVEAHLTEPGVLDWSVQALGDRFLPWVVPAHPELPEAEERIAALQGALAAGFARALRDRTFSQQERIARSAWQARDAVEQALRDSEARFRAVFTGAAIGIGIAAIDGTILEVNQSFADMLGYTADELHEINVAALFHADDAAGMWELYQELIEGKHDSARVEKRYHRKDGSVVWTDLAVSLIRYDDGRPRFTVAMIEDITERYELQQRLRFQALHDPLTGLPNRTLFFETLERLFGAAGREQRIGLCFIDLDGFKAINDSLGHDLGDRLLKVIGRRLADCVAGRGHLVARMGGDEFVILVDSGGGLDDAVEVAELALAAVSAPVHVGDQQLAVSASIGIVDCPAVETSASELMKAADTTLYWAKAEGRGRWAVYDPERSAADIARSALAAGLPAALDRGEFVLHYQPIVSLLDGSMTAVEALVRWQHPELGLIGPDRFIGLAEETGLIVRLGAWVLRQACRDAEGWRRAFPGTGLVVSVNLAARQADDPAIVETVAEALQHTGLPAELLQLELTESAVMGAAGEPLRSLRQLAGLGVRLAIDDFGTGYSNLAYLRRLPIHSLKLAGPFVEGIRADGPDVADHRDERIVDALVRLAHALELWVTAEAVETELQAERLRALRCDTGQGRFFGAPMPAAHIRARLAARPGPVVDAAAVDGNAGPGGEAQEETR, encoded by the coding sequence ATGCGCGCCCCGGACCCCGACGGGGGCGGCTTCAGCCGGCCGGGCGCCCAGGCGTACGCCGCCGAGTGGGCCCGTGCCGTGCGCCGCATCGGATTCGTGCCGCTCAGCGCGGCGGAGACCGAGCGCCTGCTGCTGGTGCACACGGTGCGACTCGGGCAGGTCCTGCTCGCCCCCGCGTTCTCCGCCAGGGCGGCGGAGGACGTGGGGCGGGCGCTGGTGGAGGCGCACCTCACCGAGCCGGGGGTGCTGGACTGGTCGGTCCAGGCCCTCGGTGACCGCTTCCTGCCCTGGGTGGTGCCCGCCCACCCGGAGCTGCCCGAGGCCGAGGAGCGGATCGCCGCGCTGCAGGGGGCGCTGGCCGCCGGCTTCGCCCGGGCGCTGCGCGACCGTACCTTCAGCCAGCAGGAGCGGATCGCCCGCTCGGCCTGGCAGGCCCGCGACGCGGTCGAGCAGGCCCTGCGGGACAGTGAGGCGCGGTTCCGCGCGGTCTTCACCGGCGCCGCCATCGGGATCGGCATCGCTGCCATCGACGGCACCATCCTGGAGGTCAACCAGTCCTTCGCGGACATGCTCGGCTACACCGCCGACGAGCTGCACGAGATCAACGTGGCCGCGCTGTTCCACGCCGACGACGCGGCCGGCATGTGGGAGCTCTACCAGGAGCTGATCGAGGGCAAGCACGACAGCGCCCGGGTGGAGAAGCGGTACCACCGCAAGGACGGCAGCGTCGTCTGGACCGACCTCGCCGTCTCCCTGATCCGCTACGACGACGGCCGCCCCCGGTTCACCGTCGCGATGATCGAGGACATCACCGAGCGGTACGAGCTTCAGCAGCGGTTGCGCTTCCAGGCGCTGCACGACCCGCTCACCGGGCTGCCCAACCGGACCCTGTTCTTCGAGACGCTGGAGCGGCTCTTCGGCGCGGCCGGCCGGGAACAGCGGATCGGGCTCTGCTTCATCGACCTGGACGGCTTCAAGGCGATCAACGACAGCCTCGGGCACGACCTCGGCGACCGGCTGCTCAAGGTGATCGGCCGCCGGCTGGCCGACTGTGTCGCCGGTCGGGGTCACCTGGTGGCCCGGATGGGCGGCGACGAGTTCGTCATCCTGGTCGACTCCGGCGGCGGCCTGGACGACGCGGTGGAGGTGGCCGAGCTGGCGCTGGCCGCGGTCTCCGCCCCGGTGCACGTCGGCGACCAGCAGCTGGCCGTGTCGGCGAGCATCGGCATCGTGGACTGCCCGGCGGTGGAGACCAGCGCCTCCGAGCTGATGAAGGCCGCCGACACCACCCTCTACTGGGCGAAGGCCGAGGGGCGCGGCCGCTGGGCGGTCTACGACCCGGAACGCAGCGCCGCCGACATCGCCCGGTCGGCGCTGGCCGCCGGGCTGCCCGCCGCCCTGGACCGGGGCGAGTTCGTGCTGCACTACCAGCCGATCGTGTCGCTGCTCGACGGGTCGATGACCGCCGTGGAGGCGCTGGTCCGCTGGCAGCACCCCGAGCTGGGCCTGATCGGGCCGGACCGGTTCATCGGGCTGGCCGAGGAGACCGGGCTGATCGTCCGGCTCGGCGCCTGGGTGCTCCGGCAGGCGTGCCGGGACGCCGAGGGCTGGCGGCGCGCGTTCCCGGGGACCGGGCTGGTGGTCAGCGTCAACCTGGCCGCCCGGCAGGCCGACGACCCGGCGATCGTGGAGACCGTGGCCGAGGCGTTGCAGCACACCGGGCTGCCGGCGGAGCTGCTGCAACTGGAGCTGACCGAGAGCGCCGTGATGGGCGCCGCCGGGGAGCCGCTGCGTTCCCTGCGCCAGCTCGCCGGGCTCGGCGTACGGCTGGCGATCGACGATTTCGGCACCGGGTACTCGAACCTGGCGTACCTGCGCCGGCTGCCGATCCACAGCCTGAAGCTGGCCGGCCCGTTCGTGGAGGGCATCCGCGCCGACGGTCCCGACGTCGCCGACCACCGCGACGAGCGGATCGTCGACGCGCTCGTCCGGTTGGCGCACGCGCTGGAACTCTGGGTGACCGCCGAGGCGGTGGAGACCGAGTTGCAGGCCGAGCGGTTGCGGGCGCTGCGCTGCGACACCGGGCAGGGCCGCTTCTTCGGCGCCCCGATGCCCGCCGCGCACATCCGCGCCCGGCTGGCGGCCCGACCCGGGCCCGTCGTCGACGCCGCCGCGGTCGACGGGAACGCCGGTCCGGGCGGCGAGGCACAGGAGGAGACGCGGTGA
- a CDS encoding glutathione S-transferase family protein → MTRAQFSAETAGGGEFVRQPNRFTGRVTPHSTSPEGGGPDEAGRWPLEAGRYRLIWCRACPWAHRARIVRGLLGLDEVISLGTVDPIRDERGWRFTLDPDGFDPALGIGFLSEAYLATDPDYSGRVTVPALVDTLTGRVVTNDYPQLTLDLSTEWRRFHAPDAPDLYPVALRPELDALMAEIHRDVNNGVYRCGFATSQQAYDEAYTALFARLDALSERLAGQRYLMGDAITEADVRLFTTLVRFDVAYHGHFKCNRQKLTELPVLWAYARDLFQTPGFGETVDFDHIKRHYYATHEAINPTRIVPLGPDTSGWTTPHGRG, encoded by the coding sequence ATGACCCGGGCCCAGTTCAGCGCAGAGACCGCCGGCGGCGGCGAGTTCGTCCGGCAACCCAACCGGTTCACCGGTCGGGTCACCCCGCACTCCACCTCACCGGAGGGCGGCGGCCCGGACGAGGCGGGGCGCTGGCCGCTGGAGGCCGGCCGGTACCGGTTGATCTGGTGCCGGGCCTGCCCGTGGGCGCACCGGGCGCGGATCGTGCGCGGGCTGCTCGGCCTGGACGAGGTGATCTCGCTGGGCACCGTCGACCCGATCCGCGACGAGCGGGGCTGGCGGTTCACCCTCGACCCGGACGGCTTCGACCCGGCGCTGGGCATCGGCTTCCTCTCCGAGGCGTACCTGGCCACCGACCCGGACTACAGCGGCCGGGTGACCGTGCCGGCGCTGGTGGACACGCTGACCGGCCGCGTGGTCACCAACGACTACCCGCAGCTCACCCTGGACCTCTCCACCGAGTGGCGGCGGTTCCACGCCCCGGACGCGCCGGACCTCTACCCGGTCGCGCTGCGCCCGGAGCTGGACGCGCTGATGGCCGAGATCCACCGGGACGTGAACAACGGGGTCTACCGGTGCGGCTTCGCCACCTCGCAGCAGGCGTACGACGAGGCGTACACCGCGCTGTTCGCCCGGCTGGACGCGTTGTCGGAGCGGCTGGCCGGGCAGCGCTACCTGATGGGCGACGCGATCACCGAGGCGGACGTGCGGCTCTTCACCACCCTGGTCCGCTTCGACGTGGCGTACCACGGGCACTTCAAGTGCAACCGGCAGAAGCTGACCGAGCTGCCGGTGCTGTGGGCGTACGCCCGGGACCTGTTCCAGACCCCGGGCTTCGGCGAGACGGTGGACTTCGACCACATCAAGCGGCACTACTACGCCACCCACGAGGCGATCAACCCGACCCGGATCGTGCCGCTGGGCCCGGACACCTCGGGCTGGACCACGCCGCACGGGCGTGGCTGA
- a CDS encoding sulfotransferase domain-containing protein produces the protein MPAPQRHVSGISDSSRWDGFPFRPDDIVLSTPSKCGTTWAQMICALLIFGGPELPAPLTALSPWLDMRLRPLDEVRHVLDRQTHRRFIKTHTPLDGLPVAPGVTYLVVGRDPRDVAVSMSHHRGNLDDAVIRRLLPPAGPAPDRPRPPRPSDPRLRVLQWLDEDLAGLVQHLADAWDRRHDEQVVLLHYADLSRDLAGQMRRLAGRLGIDVPECRWPDLVRAATFSEMRGRADRLAPDEGLGLFADPDRFFHSGTTGQWRDLLTAADEAHYQRRLAALAPAELRHWLHHGTGAS, from the coding sequence ATGCCTGCCCCGCAGCGCCACGTCAGCGGAATCAGCGACAGCAGCCGGTGGGACGGTTTCCCGTTCCGGCCGGACGACATCGTGCTGAGCACCCCGTCCAAGTGCGGCACCACCTGGGCGCAGATGATCTGCGCTCTGTTGATCTTCGGCGGTCCCGAGCTGCCCGCCCCGCTCACCGCCCTCTCCCCCTGGCTGGACATGCGCCTGCGCCCTCTCGACGAGGTGCGGCACGTCCTCGACCGGCAGACCCATCGCCGGTTCATCAAGACCCACACCCCGCTCGACGGCCTGCCCGTCGCGCCTGGCGTTACGTACCTGGTGGTGGGCCGCGACCCGCGCGACGTGGCCGTGTCGATGAGCCACCATCGCGGCAACCTGGACGACGCGGTGATCCGCCGACTGCTCCCGCCCGCCGGACCGGCCCCGGACCGACCCCGCCCGCCCCGCCCGAGCGACCCGCGGCTGCGGGTGTTGCAGTGGCTCGACGAGGACCTCGCAGGGCTGGTCCAACACCTCGCCGACGCCTGGGATCGCCGCCACGACGAGCAGGTGGTGCTGCTGCACTACGCCGACCTCTCCCGCGACCTGGCGGGCCAGATGCGCCGGCTCGCCGGGCGGCTGGGCATCGACGTACCCGAGTGCCGCTGGCCGGACCTGGTCCGGGCGGCGACGTTCAGCGAGATGCGGGGCCGGGCGGACCGGCTCGCGCCGGACGAGGGGCTCGGCCTCTTCGCCGACCCTGACCGCTTCTTCCACAGCGGGACCACCGGGCAGTGGCGGGACCTCCTCACCGCCGCGGACGAGGCCCACTACCAGCGGCGGCTGGCCGCCCTGGCGCCGGCGGAGCTACGGCACTGGCTGCACCACGGCACCGGCGCGAGCTGA
- a CDS encoding DUF456 domain-containing protein, protein MSLSDTQAVVSVVAALAILAGLAGVVVPGLPALPLCWGGVLVWALFGQAGPGRWAVLAAATVVAAGGTVVKYAWPGRNLKRVGVPTSSLLAGGLLGLVGFFVIPVVGLPIGFVGGIWGAERLRLGSNQLAWPATVQAVKAAGLSMLVEFLAGVVVAGLWVAGLLFA, encoded by the coding sequence GTGAGTCTGAGCGACACGCAGGCGGTGGTCTCGGTGGTCGCCGCGCTGGCGATCCTGGCCGGGCTGGCCGGGGTGGTGGTGCCCGGGCTGCCGGCGCTGCCGCTCTGCTGGGGCGGCGTGCTGGTCTGGGCGCTCTTCGGCCAGGCCGGCCCGGGCCGCTGGGCGGTGCTGGCCGCCGCCACGGTGGTCGCGGCCGGCGGCACGGTGGTCAAGTACGCCTGGCCGGGGCGCAACCTCAAGCGCGTCGGGGTGCCCACCTCGTCGCTGCTCGCCGGGGGCCTGCTCGGCCTGGTCGGCTTCTTCGTGATCCCGGTGGTCGGTCTGCCGATCGGCTTCGTGGGCGGCATCTGGGGCGCCGAGCGGCTGCGGCTGGGCAGCAACCAGCTCGCCTGGCCGGCCACCGTGCAGGCGGTCAAGGCGGCCGGGCTGTCCATGCTGGTCGAGTTCCTGGCCGGGGTGGTCGTCGCCGGGCTCTGGGTCGCCGGCCTGCTCTTCGCCTGA
- a CDS encoding YciI family protein, whose product MSKYMLIMRGTDESNAAMLASIDEAMAATGRFIEEMLQAGVLLAAEGLDDPARGVVVHFGGGTPVVTDGPYGETRELFGGYFLLDVASQQEAVEWATRMPAVPGSMIEVRRVAESDEVPQAAERTVPERVGSQSDGRI is encoded by the coding sequence ATGTCGAAGTACATGCTGATCATGCGGGGCACCGACGAGTCGAACGCGGCCATGCTGGCGTCGATCGACGAAGCGATGGCCGCCACCGGCCGGTTCATCGAGGAGATGCTCCAGGCCGGGGTGCTCCTCGCGGCCGAAGGGCTGGACGATCCGGCCCGGGGCGTCGTGGTCCACTTCGGCGGCGGGACCCCGGTGGTCACGGACGGGCCGTACGGGGAGACCCGGGAGCTGTTCGGCGGCTACTTCCTGCTCGACGTCGCCTCGCAGCAGGAGGCCGTCGAGTGGGCCACCCGGATGCCGGCGGTCCCCGGGTCCATGATCGAGGTCCGTCGGGTGGCCGAGAGCGACGAGGTCCCGCAGGCCGCCGAGCGGACCGTGCCGGAGCGGGTCGGGAGCCAGAGCGACGGCCGGATCTGA
- a CDS encoding amino acid permease gives MATTPAPTAEQPMDDDARRLAELGYHQELHRTWSGFSNFAISFSIISILAGCFTTFGQAWNNGGPVAVSWGWPLISLFILIIGFCMAELVSAYPTAGGIYWWAATMGRPVHGWFTGWLNLIGLVAVTASVDYGCATFLNLTLSALFDGWAGTGHQTFGLFVVILALHGLINIYGHHVIDVLQNVSVWWHVAGAAAVVLILVLVPDRHQSFQFVFTERFDNSGFGDGDTGGLTFWFYVLPLGFLLTQYTITGFDACAHVSEETRGASKAAAQGLWRSIFYSAVGGWILLLAFLFAATDVDAINKAGGFSGAIFETALTPFFFKAVIIISTIGQFFCGMSCVTSMSRMAYAFSRDRAVPGWRLWSRVDRNGTPRHAIIGATLAGLVLTLPALYQKAGVPVAFYAVVSVAVIGLYLSFLIPIFLRLRMGDRFVPGPWTLGWRYKLLGWIAVVEIAIISVYFVLPIVPAGVPGNGRFSWSAVNYAPLAVGGVLLGVAIWWYASARKWFTGPRRTVDLPAQRTAGDGAVVDDPA, from the coding sequence GTGGCCACGACGCCCGCGCCGACCGCCGAGCAGCCGATGGACGACGACGCCCGACGACTCGCCGAACTCGGCTACCACCAGGAGCTGCACCGTACGTGGAGCGGCTTCTCCAACTTCGCCATCTCGTTCTCGATCATCTCGATCCTGGCCGGCTGCTTCACCACGTTCGGCCAGGCGTGGAACAACGGCGGCCCGGTGGCCGTCTCCTGGGGCTGGCCGCTGATCTCGCTGTTCATCCTGATCATCGGCTTCTGCATGGCCGAGCTGGTCTCGGCGTACCCGACGGCGGGCGGGATCTACTGGTGGGCGGCGACCATGGGCCGGCCGGTGCACGGCTGGTTCACCGGCTGGCTCAACCTGATCGGGCTGGTCGCGGTGACCGCCTCGGTCGACTACGGCTGCGCCACCTTCCTCAACCTGACGCTGTCCGCGCTCTTCGACGGCTGGGCCGGCACCGGGCATCAGACGTTCGGGCTGTTCGTGGTGATCCTGGCCCTGCACGGGCTGATCAACATCTATGGGCACCACGTCATCGACGTACTCCAGAACGTCTCGGTCTGGTGGCACGTGGCCGGCGCGGCCGCGGTGGTGCTGATCCTGGTGCTGGTCCCGGACCGGCACCAGAGCTTCCAGTTCGTCTTCACCGAGCGGTTCGACAACTCCGGCTTCGGCGACGGCGACACCGGCGGGCTGACGTTCTGGTTCTACGTGCTGCCGCTGGGCTTCCTGCTGACCCAGTACACGATCACCGGCTTCGACGCCTGCGCGCACGTGTCGGAGGAGACCCGGGGCGCGTCCAAGGCCGCCGCCCAGGGGCTCTGGCGGTCGATCTTCTACTCGGCGGTGGGTGGCTGGATCCTGCTGCTCGCCTTCCTCTTCGCCGCCACCGACGTGGACGCGATCAACAAGGCGGGCGGCTTCTCCGGGGCGATCTTCGAGACCGCGTTGACCCCGTTCTTCTTCAAGGCGGTCATCATCATCTCCACCATCGGCCAGTTCTTCTGCGGGATGAGCTGCGTGACCTCGATGTCGCGGATGGCGTACGCGTTCAGCCGGGACCGCGCGGTGCCCGGCTGGCGGCTCTGGTCCCGGGTGGACCGCAACGGCACCCCGCGACACGCGATCATCGGGGCGACCCTGGCCGGGCTGGTGCTGACCCTGCCGGCGCTCTACCAGAAGGCCGGCGTACCGGTCGCCTTCTACGCGGTGGTCTCCGTCGCGGTGATCGGGCTCTACCTGTCCTTCCTCATCCCGATCTTCCTGCGGCTGCGGATGGGCGACCGGTTCGTCCCCGGCCCGTGGACGCTGGGCTGGCGCTACAAGCTGCTCGGCTGGATCGCGGTGGTGGAGATCGCGATCATCTCGGTCTACTTCGTGCTGCCGATCGTGCCGGCCGGGGTGCCCGGCAACGGCCGGTTCTCCTGGTCTGCGGTGAACTACGCGCCGCTCGCCGTCGGCGGCGTGCTGCTCGGCGTGGCGATCTGGTGGTACGCCTCGGCCCGGAAGTGGTTCACCGGCCCCCGCCGGACCGTCGACCTGCCGGCGCAGCGCACCGCCGGGGACGGGGCGGTGGTGGACGACCCGGCCTGA